In a single window of the Drosophila subpulchrella strain 33 F10 #4 breed RU33 chromosome X, RU_Dsub_v1.1 Primary Assembly, whole genome shotgun sequence genome:
- the LOC119556818 gene encoding sodium channel protein Nach: MPQEKRHPPESRRQRGLQTLVIFRRSLIYQTKEFFQNSTLHGVRYIAETGRPIGEKFMWFCFTSIGAVTALVIIMSLWEKFQTNPTITGLDTDFHNQNVVFPTTVVCPEAPFDHEKTYERVYNTLANYDEAQAQMYTPFLRLLTSLNFDSIRDAKVLAQPIPQNLLDAKTIREWAFEGHISCESTFVSCKYRDEEIPCCDHFEPIYTEHGFCYAFNSRFKSTATEDLKTGAPHDLYETDKKWALFFVPNSTSSIFIFSNEEYFGSDFNAQIDWSEPQLVEVRISKKNTYTTDDARQLSIGQRKCIFSDEVKLNYFPDAYTFSSCMKQCRMNKAIKLCKCNPPFYKPIANVPMCMVKDFDCLDEFKTNITNIKDCLQCELSCSKTVFNIDKLIKIVDRPEAQGVLVEFLTWPIIRYKREVLFGWVDLLVSFGGIASLFLGFSLLSGVEIIYYFTLRACCMVYKNRKELYEIEEQIRLEPPPKIDLNLTLKSHSKPRVGDMPTSAVLKVKPAEETRGPQNPLGGYSRKHGKDFSNHTKNYYKTPKVLPDYGYPSNKKNPWTTYDHSQYMP; the protein is encoded by the exons ATGCCGCAAGAGAAACGCCATCCGCCGGAGTCCAGAAGGCAGCGCGGCCTCCAGACGTTGGTCATCTTTCGGCGCAGCCTCATCTATCAGACAAAGGAGTTCTTCCAGAACTCGACGCTCCACGGAGTGCGCTACATTGCCGAAACGGGCCGGCCCATCGGCGAGAAGTTCATGTGGTTCTGTTTCACATCGATCGGAGCGGTCACCGCACTGGTCATCATCATGAGCCTCTGGGAGAAGTTCCAGACCAATCCGACCATTACGGGCCTGGACACCGACTTTCACAACCAGAACGTGGTCTTTCCCACCACCGTCGTCTGTCCGGAGGCGCCTTTTGACCACGAAAAGACCTATGAGAGGGTTTACAATACCCTGGC CAACTACGACGAGGCCCAGGCTCAAATGTACACCCCGTTCCTGCGCCTGCTGACCTCCCTGAACTTCGATAGCATCCGGGATGCCAAGGTGCTGGCCCAGCCGATTCCGCAGAATCTGCTGGATGCGAAAACCATCCGGGAGTGGGCCTTCGAAGGACACATTAGCTGCGAAAGCACCTTCGTGTCCTGCAAGTATCGCGACGAGGAGATACCCTGTTGCGACCACTTCGAGCCCATTTACACGGAGCACGGCTTTTGCTACGCCTTTAACAGCAGGTTCAAGTCCACAGCCACCGAAGA TCTCAAGACGGGTGCACCTCATGATCTCTACGAAACCGACAAGAAGTGGGCGCTCTTCTTTGTGCCCAACAGCACTTCAAGT ATCTTCATCTTCTCGAACGAGGAATACTTTGGTTCAGACTTTAATGCGCAGATCGATTGGTCGGAGCCACAGCTGGTGGAGGTGAGGATCTCGAAGAAGAACACCTACACCACGGACGATGCCCGCCAGCTGTCCATTGGCCAGAGGAAGTGCATCTTCAGCGACGAGGTGAAGCTGAACTATTTTCCGGACGCCTATACCTTCTCATCCTGCATGAAGCAGTGTCGCATGAACAAGGCCATCAAGCTTTGCAAGTGCAATCCGCCCTTCTACAAGCCCATAG CCAATGTGCCCATGTGCATGGTCAAGGACTTCGATTGCCTCGATGAGTTTAAGACGAACATCACCAACATCAAGGACTGTCTGCAGTGTGAGCTCAGCTGCTCGAAGACGGTCTTCAACATTGATAAGCTCATCAAAAT AGTGGACCGACCAGAAGCCCAAGGTGTGCTGGTGGAGTTCCTCACCTGGCCGATTATTCGCTATAAACGTGAGGTCCTTTTCGGCTGGGTGGATCTGCTGGTGTCCTTCGGCGGAATCGCCAGTCTTTTTCTCGGATTTTCACTGCTTTCAGGTGTGGAGATAATCTACTATTTTACCCTGCGTGCCTGCTGTATGGTCTATAAAAATCGG AAAGAGCTGTACGAGATCGAGGAGCAAATCCGTCTGGAGCCCCCACCCAAAATAGACTTGAATCTTACTTTGAAATCGCACTCGAAGCCAAGGGTTGGGGATATGCCCACTTCGGCGGTGCTGAAGGTGAAACCAGCGGAGGAAACCAGGGGACCACAAAATCCCTTGGGGGGTTATTCCAGAAAACATGGAAAG GACTTTTCGAACCACACAAAGAACTATTATAAAACACCTAAAGTTTTACCCGACTATGGATACCcaagtaataaaaaaaatcccTGGACAACTTACGATCATTCGCAATATATGCCTTAG
- the LOC119556678 gene encoding uncharacterized protein LOC119556678, with translation MATYFGVYIPTTGLIEGLASHCAGSIAAVNIKPTIPASPLGSGSESGSPPGSGMPSQSVNPEDAVKYEDPDFPPDSPLWLVFTDKSKALDVLRHYKEARLREFPNLEQAESYVQFGFESIEALKRFGKAKSESKPIPLSGGNGYKSSSGSTDSSCSSSPTGAGGGSSPSMSSLLLSSSPTSSPSSTSHIIANGRQQQQLQQHHQPQQQQQQQQQDLFGERPPFRAPSKQELVEFRKQIEGGHIERVKRIIWENPRFLISSGDKPTSLKEGCRYNAMHICAQVNKARIAQLLLKTVSDREFAQLYVGKKGSGKMCSDLNKSLLDYYLNMPDKARGETPLHFAAKNGHVAMVEVLITYPECKSLKNHEGKEPREIICQRNAQAAHVTLVKLELLLHDPHFVPVVRSSSNTLPPKVGKPFSPKDPPSLQQKTDECEGLSVDLTISALAGPMSREKAMNFYRRWKTPPRVNSNVMSPLASSPFSSPVKVTPSHSSPVQAGRRLLFGPLAATTSSPKRPPNVPNGTSECENNNNNNVKPAYPLETPATPIRQMKPDLFMAYRSNHSVASMADDSMLLDMSLSCSMNASLNDSFRERHIKNSDIEKGLEVVGRELARQEQLEWREYWDFLDSFVDICSPDGLARLEAYFLDRTEQLAEKAETVWNFSHLHQYLDLMSGEQQQQSRKDRNASAAATSQSAGVMTPYTCVEKSLQVFAKRITKTMINKIGNMVSINDTLLCELKRLKSLIVSFKDDARFISVDFSKVHSRIAHLVASYVTHSQEVSVAMRLQLLQMLRSLRQLLGDEGGREQHLGCVCGSLLLMLEQAPTSAVHLPDTLKTEELCSAAWETEQGCVCLWDANLSRKTSRRKRTKSLLAAAVQSLSQDTAASASASTSTGTGTTAMHVSLSLGATSFGTPRAVVVAHPSDDEDEDSDEYDNFYDCLLPNESSSEDEDNFRTPPESLSPRMSVDLEPPYDLFIFGNEPTKRDLDVLRALSNIDVEKETLPHVYAWKTAMESFSSAEMNLFPSPKNVKVQKPDPWLPAPSANHNSQPLLHSKRILTTPKLNAVSAGRRGSGPGPSTPPRLQRTPSAASIQVQVATPTNGAVVGAPPSSPALGFAALAAASRTFKTPLNKMRGLFSQYREAADEEVDCTPIGNRYAH, from the exons CTGACTCGCCACTGTGGCTGGTCTTCACAGATAAATCCAAGGCGCTGGACGTCCTGCGGCACTACAAGGAGGCCCGCCTGCGCGAGTTCCCCAATCTGGAGCAGGCGGAGAGCTACGTCCAGTTCGGGTTCGAGAGCATCGAGGCGCTCAAGAGATTTGGCAAGGCCAAGTCCGAAAGCA agcCCATTCCGCTGAGCGGCGGCAACGGCTACAAGAGCTCGTCGGGCTCCACGGACAGTTCGTGCTCCTCCTCGCCGACGGGAGCGGGCGGCGGGAGCAGTCCCTCGATGTCCAGCCTACTGCTCAGCAGCTCGCCCACCTCCTCGCCGAGCAGCACTAGCCACATCATTGCCAATGGCCGCCAGCAACAACAGTTGCAGCAACATCATCAGCctcaacagcaacagcagcagcagcagcaggattTGTTCGGAGAACGTCCTCCGTTCCGGGCGCCAAGCAAACAGGAACTGGTGGAGTTTCGCAAGCAAATCGAGGGTGGCCACATCGAACGGGTCAAGCGGATCATATGGGAGAACCCTCGATTCTTGATCAGCAGCGGCGACAAGCCGACCAGCCTGAAGGAGGGCTGTCGCTATAATGCCATGCACATCTGTGCCCAGGTCAACAAGGCCAGGATCGCCCAGTTGCTGCTGAAGACCGTTTCGGATCGGGAGTTTGCCCAGCTGTATGTGGGCAAGAAGGGCAGCGGCAAGATGTGCTCGGACCTCAACAAGAGCCTGCTGGACTACTACCTAAACATGCCGGACAAGGCCCGTGGCGAGACGCCGCTCCACTTCGCTGCGAAGAACGGCCATGTGGCCATGGTCGAGGTGCTCATCACATATCCGGAATGCAAGTCGCTTAAAAATCACGAGGGCAAGGAGCCCAGGGAA ATTATCTGCCAGCGTAATGCGCAGGCCGCCCATGTGACCCTCGTAAAGCTGGAGCTGCTCCTGCATGATCCGCACTTCGTGCCCGTGGTGAGATCTTCATCGAACACACTGCCCCCAAAAGTGGGTAAACCGTTCTCGCCCAAGGACCCACCG AGCCTGCAACAGAAGACGGACGAGTGCGAGGGTCTGAGCGTGGACCTGACAATCAGTGCGCTGGCGGGACCCATGTCCCGCGAGAAAGCAATGAACTTCTACCGCCGCTGGAAGACACCGCCAAGGGTCAACAGCAATGTGATGTCGCCGCTGGCCAGCTCGCCGTTTAGCTCGCCGGTGAAGGTGACGCCGAGCCACTCGAGTCCCGTCCAGGCGGGGCGTCGCCTGCTCTTCGGTCCGCTGGCGGCGACCACCAGCTCACCGAAACGCCCGCCGAACGTGCCCAATGGCACCAGTGAGTGcgaaaacaataacaataataatgtCAAGCCTGCGTATCCGCTGGAGACGCCAGCCACACCTATACGCCAGATGAAACCGGATTTATTCATGGCCTATCGCAGCAACCACAGCGTCGCCTCGATGGCCGATGATTCCATGTTGCTGGACATGAGTCTCAGCTGCAGCATGAACGCGTCGCTGAACGACAGTTTCCGCGAGCGGCACATCAAGAACTCGGACATTGAGAAGGGTCTGGAGGTGGTGGGCCGCGAACTGGCGCGCCAGGAGCAGTTGGAGTGGCGCGAGTACTGGGACTTTCTTGACTCCTTCGTCGACATCTGCTCGCCCGACGGACTGGCCCGCCTGGAAGCGTACTTTTTGGACAGGACCGAGCAGCTGGCGGAGAAGGCGGAAACGGTCTGGAACTTTTCCCATCTGCATCAGTATTTGGATTTGATGTCAggcgagcagcagcagcagtcgcGCAAGGACAGGAATGCGTCTGCAGCCGCGACTTCGCAATCCGCCGGGGTCATGACTCCGTACACATGCGTGGAGAAGTCGCTGCAGGTGTTTGCCAAGCGCATCACCAAAACGATGATCAACAAGATCGGCAACATGGTGTCCATCAACGACACGCTGCTCTGCGAGCTCAAAAGACTGAAATCGCTGATTGTCAGCTTTAAG GATGATGCGCGCTTTATAAGCGTGGACTTTAGCAAGGTGCATTCGCGCATCGCCCACCTGGTGGCCAGCTATGTGACCCATTCCCAGGAGGTGAGCGTGGCCATGCGcctgcagcttctgcagatGCTCCGCTCCTTGCGCCAATTGCTGGGCGATGAGGGTGGCCGGGAGCAGCATTTGGGCTGCGTGTGCGGCAgcctgctgctgatgctggaGCAGGCCCCTACCAGCGCCGTACATCTGCCGGACACTCTGAAGACCGAGGAGCTCTGCTCCGCCGCCTGGGAGACGGAGCAGGGATGCGTCTGCCTGTGGGACGCCAATCTCAGTCGGAAGACCAGTCGGCGCAAGCGCACCAAATCGCTGCTGGCAGCTGCCGTTCAGTCGCTGTCGCAGGACACAGCGGCATCGGCATCTGCATCCACATCCACGGGAACGGGAACCACCGCCATGCACGTCTCGCTAAGCCTGGGAGCGACCAGCTTCGGGACGCCGAGGGCAGTCGTCGTGGCGCATCCAAGCgacgacgaggacgaggacagCGACGAATACGACAACTTT TACGACTGCTTGTTGCCGAATGAGAGCAGCAGCGAGGACGAGGATAACTTCCGAACGCCGCCAGAGAGCCTGTCGCCGCGCATGTCCGTGGACTTGGAGCCGCCCTACGATCTGTTCATATTCGG AAACGAGCCAACCAAGCGGGATTTGGATGTGCTGAGGGCCCTTTCCAATATAGACGTGGAGAAGGAGACACTGCCGCATGTCTACGCCTGGAAGACTGCCATGGAGAGCTTTTCCAGTGCCGAAATGAATCT CTTTCCATCGCCGAAGAACGTGAAGGTTCAAAAGCCAGACCCTTGGCTACCGGCACCGAGTGCTAACCACAACAGCCAGCCATTGCTGCATTCCAAGCGGATCCTGACCACCCCCAAGCTGAATGCCGTATCCGCTGGGAGACGTGGCTCCGGACCCGGACCTTCGACGCCGCCCCGCCTGCAGCGCACTCCGTCCGCCGCCAGTATTCAAGTTCAAGTTGCAACCCCCACGAATGGCGCAGTCGTTGGAGCTCCTCCTTCGTCGCCGGCCTTGGGTTTCGCTGCCCTGGCGGCGGCGTCGCGGACATTCAAAACGCCCCTGAACAAGATGCGCGGATTGTTTAGCCAATATCGCGAGGCGGCCGATGAGGAGGTGGACTGCACGCCGATCGGCAACAGATACGCCCATTAG